The following proteins are co-located in the Candidatus Terasakiella magnetica genome:
- a CDS encoding STAS domain-containing protein, producing the protein MDHSITENNGVIQVKLTGELTLNDEEKFRSLSLEASEQSGSKCVIDLSALEFLDSAGLGLLLVLKEFCEDASKTVSIRPGGGEVREILDISEFSSLIPYEE; encoded by the coding sequence ATGGATCATTCAATTACAGAGAACAATGGCGTCATTCAGGTTAAGTTGACCGGAGAATTGACACTCAATGATGAGGAAAAGTTCCGCTCTTTGAGCCTTGAGGCCTCAGAACAGTCTGGAAGTAAATGTGTCATTGATCTTAGCGCACTTGAATTCCTTGATTCCGCAGGGCTTGGGCTTTTGCTTGTGCTTAAGGAGTTTTGTGAGGATGCGTCTAAAACCGTCTCTATTCGACCCGGTGGTGGTGAGGTGCGTGAGATTTTGGATATTTCAGAATTCTCAAGCCTGATCCCTTACGAAGAATAA
- a CDS encoding universal stress protein, which produces MCMKSILAPIDGAKSSHAVLNAAFLIAQEFSSHINVLNVKPDPRSAIPLLGEGMSGAMIEDMINMVEVEGTEQRAKAHSFYKSALEKYAAIEASQPVGDDKVTVQWLEDQGRDDEIIARYGRLADIILVPKPVEENEVYSTLALNAALFETGRPMMLLPEMPLEHFPKTVSICWNGSMEGARAVSAAKPFLKHADAVHIITADTSATDKPVGGELLDYLQWYDIKAEAIFFTPAGKSVGQALLSESQKLGAELMVMGGYTHSRMRELILGGATRDVIENAQIPVIMGH; this is translated from the coding sequence ATGTGCATGAAATCTATCCTTGCGCCCATCGATGGTGCAAAATCGTCTCATGCGGTGTTAAATGCCGCCTTTCTCATTGCGCAGGAGTTTTCCAGTCATATCAATGTGCTCAATGTTAAACCTGATCCCAGATCAGCCATTCCGTTATTAGGCGAAGGTATGTCTGGGGCCATGATTGAAGATATGATCAATATGGTTGAGGTTGAAGGCACAGAACAACGCGCCAAAGCCCATAGCTTTTATAAAAGCGCGCTGGAAAAATACGCAGCCATTGAGGCCTCGCAACCCGTTGGTGACGATAAAGTCACGGTGCAATGGTTGGAAGATCAGGGCCGTGATGATGAAATTATCGCGCGCTACGGTCGTTTGGCTGATATCATTCTTGTGCCAAAGCCTGTGGAAGAAAATGAGGTTTATTCCACCCTTGCCCTTAATGCGGCCCTGTTTGAAACCGGGCGTCCCATGATGCTTTTACCTGAAATGCCCCTAGAGCATTTTCCCAAAACCGTTTCAATCTGCTGGAATGGCTCCATGGAAGGTGCGCGTGCTGTGTCAGCTGCAAAACCATTTTTAAAACATGCAGATGCCGTGCATATCATTACAGCAGATACTTCTGCGACAGATAAGCCTGTGGGTGGGGAGTTGCTTGATTATCTGCAATGGTACGATATTAAAGCAGAAGCGATCTTTTTCACCCCTGCTGGAAAATCCGTTGGTCAGGCGTTGCTGTCAGAAAGTCAAAAACTCGGGGCAGAATTGATGGTTATGGGCGGTTATACCCACAGCCGTATGCGTGAACTCATTTTAGGGGGTGCGACACGTGATGTGATTGAAAATGCGCAAATCCCCGTGATCATGGGCCATTAA
- a CDS encoding ATP-binding protein, which yields MESWKSNCLIVESDPERRKELRECVTMHGFGVMYCDSLASCPLPNDEPDAVIFGPGAEIGDDEVNDVELLIRECQVPILCLPSQKAQLIERYEDVHAYFTLDDASHMVLSFVLSHLRRRNIREMMVNAVAGITQLTNGEFTFKSLEEAQALALLIASLAPEKKILRLGLMELFVNAIEHGNLGITHEEKIQLRNEGKWIEEVEKRQSDEKFRDLYASLKLKRDGDRLKLCLCDEGQGFDWKKVLQKSKEKINLTKSGRGIVIIQKAGLDDICYQGCGNIVEFSFKITRVEEL from the coding sequence ATGGAAAGCTGGAAGAGCAATTGCCTTATCGTTGAAAGCGACCCTGAACGCCGCAAGGAGTTACGCGAGTGTGTGACTATGCATGGGTTTGGGGTGATGTACTGCGATAGTCTGGCAAGTTGCCCCCTTCCTAATGATGAACCCGATGCAGTGATTTTTGGCCCCGGGGCAGAGATCGGTGATGATGAAGTCAATGACGTTGAATTGCTGATCCGTGAATGTCAGGTTCCAATTCTATGCCTGCCCTCTCAGAAGGCTCAACTGATTGAACGTTATGAAGATGTTCATGCCTATTTCACACTTGATGATGCCAGCCATATGGTTCTGTCCTTTGTACTAAGCCATCTTCGCAGGCGAAATATCCGTGAAATGATGGTCAATGCTGTGGCAGGTATTACACAGCTGACCAATGGGGAATTTACCTTTAAAAGCCTTGAAGAAGCCCAAGCGCTGGCTCTGTTAATTGCATCGCTTGCACCTGAAAAGAAAATCTTACGTCTTGGTTTGATGGAACTTTTCGTCAATGCCATTGAGCATGGCAATCTTGGCATCACCCATGAAGAAAAAATTCAATTGCGCAATGAGGGTAAATGGATTGAAGAGGTTGAAAAGCGCCAGTCGGATGAAAAGTTCCGTGACCTTTATGCTTCTTTGAAGTTAAAACGTGATGGCGATAGGCTCAAACTATGTCTTTGTGATGAAGGCCAAGGCTTTGATTGGAAAAAGGTTTTACAAAAAAGCAAAGAGAAGATAAACCTAACAAAATCGGGTCGGGGGATCGTGATTATTCAAAAAGCGGGACTTGATGATATCTGCTATCAGGGATGCGGAAATATCGTCGAGTTTTCCTTTAAAATCACGAGGGTTGAGGAACTTTAA
- a CDS encoding response regulator, whose translation MNNPKVLIVDDTQTIRTMMAVIVETMGATVVGQANDGIEAEEMFHELKPDLTLLDIEMPNRNGIDTLKSLIKTDPTAKIVMLTANNNTVVAESCIHYGAAGYLQKELSSDIFKNGLEVHLKSA comes from the coding sequence ATGAACAATCCAAAGGTCTTAATTGTAGATGACACCCAGACAATACGCACTATGATGGCAGTTATTGTTGAAACAATGGGTGCAACTGTCGTTGGTCAAGCCAATGATGGTATCGAAGCTGAAGAAATGTTTCATGAACTCAAGCCTGATCTTACTTTGCTTGATATTGAAATGCCTAACAGAAACGGGATTGATACCTTAAAGAGCCTTATAAAGACAGACCCTACTGCAAAGATTGTTATGCTCACAGCTAACAATAACACAGTGGTTGCTGAAAGCTGCATTCACTATGGTGCTGCTGGGTATCTACAAAAAGAGCTATCTTCAGATATCTTTAAAAACGGTTTGGAAGTTCATTTAAAAAGCGCTTAA
- a CDS encoding SDR family NAD(P)-dependent oxidoreductase — translation MSNTEQKTAVITGASQGIGHETAQHFLKKGWRVITCARKDVPEECMRDPNYAFHYPTDLSDDDSLANFVKEANALLGDDPLHALVNNAGMSPKTPYKERLGCLNGDLDAWRQVFDLNFYAPLKLSRGFAPALHRGGGAIVNVTSIAGHYIHPFAGSAYSISKAALSALTREMANEFAAIGVRVNAVAPGEIQTDMIQPEYETLIPRIPLNRMGSTDEVASSIYYLCSDDSSYVTGTEMWLTGGQHLF, via the coding sequence ATGTCAAACACAGAACAAAAAACAGCAGTGATTACAGGGGCCAGTCAAGGAATTGGCCATGAAACTGCACAGCATTTTCTTAAAAAAGGCTGGCGGGTGATTACATGTGCGCGCAAAGATGTCCCTGAAGAATGTATGCGTGACCCCAATTACGCCTTTCATTATCCAACTGATCTTAGTGATGACGACAGTCTTGCAAATTTCGTCAAAGAGGCCAACGCGCTTTTAGGGGATGACCCACTGCATGCATTGGTCAATAACGCAGGCATGTCGCCCAAAACACCTTATAAGGAACGTCTTGGCTGCCTGAATGGGGATTTGGATGCATGGCGCCAGGTGTTTGACCTTAATTTTTATGCTCCACTCAAACTATCGCGCGGCTTTGCGCCTGCCCTTCACCGTGGTGGTGGGGCGATTGTCAATGTGACCTCCATTGCTGGACATTATATCCATCCCTTTGCAGGCTCGGCCTATTCCATTTCAAAAGCCGCCCTTTCTGCCCTTACCCGCGAGATGGCAAATGAATTTGCCGCCATTGGTGTGCGCGTAAATGCCGTAGCACCGGGTGAAATTCAAACCGACATGATCCAGCCAGAATATGAAACCCTCATCCCGCGCATCCCACTTAATCGCATGGGCTCCACCGATGAAGTGGCCTCTTCCATCTATTATCTCTGCTCCGACGACTCATCTTATGTCACCGGAACTGAAATGTGGCTCACGGGTGGACAGCACCTGTTTTAA
- a CDS encoding SOS response-associated peptidase — translation MCSTFENQLTFQQIIKTFAISVVPERRPDKQTVRPTDETAVITKETLSLLKWGFKTDWSPKPLINARSETLFEKHSFREAHQNRCLIPASAWFEYRKEEADKFKNRITIKSVDQFAMAGIIANEHFCILTCAPHPEIAHIHNRMPVLIAPNAYDQWLDTAIPTQDLSKLLAPPQNIAFEVSEEKPAQTQLKLF, via the coding sequence ATGTGTTCCACCTTTGAAAACCAACTCACCTTTCAGCAAATTATAAAAACTTTTGCCATTTCTGTTGTGCCTGAAAGAAGGCCAGACAAACAAACCGTGCGCCCAACCGATGAAACAGCGGTAATTACAAAAGAGACGCTAAGCCTTTTGAAATGGGGCTTTAAAACAGATTGGTCACCAAAGCCTCTCATCAACGCCCGCAGTGAAACCTTGTTTGAAAAACACAGCTTTAGAGAGGCTCATCAAAACCGATGCCTTATCCCGGCAAGTGCTTGGTTTGAATATCGCAAAGAAGAAGCTGATAAATTTAAAAACAGGATCACGATTAAGTCTGTGGATCAATTTGCTATGGCTGGCATTATAGCAAATGAGCATTTTTGCATTCTCACTTGCGCACCCCACCCAGAAATTGCCCATATTCACAATCGCATGCCCGTTCTTATTGCACCCAATGCTTATGACCAATGGCTTGATACAGCTATACCAACACAAGACCTCAGCAAGCTGCTCGCCCCACCGCAAAACATCGCTTTTGAGGTGAGCGAAGAAAAGCCCGCACAGACACAGCTCAAACTCTTTTAA
- a CDS encoding bifunctional aminoglycoside phosphotransferase/ATP-binding protein, whose product MQQSEVIEFLSKPETYGLPEGERVERFDTHISIVFLAGPYAYKLKRAIALPFVDFSTLEDREKYCRLELEINKKRAENLYVDVIPVCFDQVLSLDTNGSAVDWLVKMKRFDQDQLFDFLCEKGSLSAADMEALTDHIVSCYEQAEVNQEYGGASGIKRAFEGHYQAFESCPEGVLPLDEITALKEKVAAEIKQHEAQLEDRCKTGYVRKCHGDLHLRNICYFQDQITLFDAIEFEPDYEIIDVLYDLAFLLMDLCHRGRLDLANVVMNRYMGLTGDVSGLNLLGLFLSSRAIIRTHVNAVASQNQASPEARNYWEEDARHYLDEAQGYLEKGQKPALIAIGGLSGTGKSRLAMGLAPELGQKPGAYIARTDMIRKRIMRVKPHEKLSEYGYRESVTKHTYNTLYVEAQFALHSGYCVIVDGVFAKEEERTKLAEIAQAMEVPFAGFWLEAPQEVLEKRVAARENDASDADVEIVKMQAGYELGEMTWQKLDATLTGDELIEKAQKYLTKI is encoded by the coding sequence ATGCAGCAAAGCGAAGTTATTGAATTTCTTTCAAAACCTGAAACATATGGTTTGCCTGAGGGCGAGCGTGTTGAGCGTTTTGATACTCATATCTCCATCGTTTTTTTAGCAGGGCCCTATGCCTATAAGCTCAAGCGCGCCATTGCTTTGCCCTTTGTTGATTTTTCAACCCTTGAAGACCGTGAGAAATATTGCCGCCTAGAGCTGGAAATCAATAAAAAACGTGCTGAAAATTTATATGTAGATGTCATCCCGGTGTGTTTTGATCAGGTCCTAAGCCTTGATACCAATGGCTCTGCGGTGGATTGGCTGGTGAAAATGAAGCGCTTTGATCAAGACCAGCTGTTTGATTTTTTATGTGAAAAGGGCTCATTGTCAGCAGCAGATATGGAAGCCCTGACAGATCATATTGTCTCTTGTTATGAACAAGCTGAGGTTAATCAAGAATATGGTGGGGCGAGTGGGATAAAGCGGGCATTTGAAGGCCATTATCAGGCTTTTGAAAGCTGCCCAGAGGGTGTTTTACCCCTTGATGAAATTACCGCCCTTAAGGAAAAGGTTGCTGCAGAGATCAAGCAGCATGAAGCTCAGTTAGAGGATCGTTGTAAAACAGGCTATGTGCGCAAATGTCATGGGGACTTACACTTGCGCAACATTTGTTATTTCCAAGACCAGATCACACTTTTTGATGCCATTGAATTTGAGCCCGATTATGAAATCATCGATGTACTCTATGATCTGGCCTTCTTATTGATGGACTTATGTCATCGCGGCAGGCTTGATCTCGCCAATGTGGTGATGAACCGCTATATGGGGCTAACAGGAGATGTCTCAGGCCTCAATCTGTTGGGGCTGTTTTTATCATCGCGCGCAATTATCAGAACCCATGTGAATGCTGTGGCCTCGCAAAACCAAGCAAGCCCTGAGGCTCGCAACTATTGGGAAGAAGATGCACGTCACTATTTGGATGAGGCACAAGGCTATTTAGAAAAAGGTCAAAAGCCAGCCCTTATTGCCATTGGTGGTTTATCAGGCACAGGAAAATCACGCCTCGCAATGGGGCTCGCACCCGAATTGGGGCAAAAGCCCGGAGCCTATATTGCACGCACAGATATGATCAGAAAACGGATCATGCGGGTAAAGCCCCATGAGAAATTATCAGAATATGGCTATCGGGAAAGTGTCACCAAACATACCTATAACACGCTTTATGTTGAGGCTCAGTTCGCCCTTCATAGCGGTTATTGCGTTATTGTCGATGGGGTTTTTGCCAAAGAAGAAGAACGCACAAAACTCGCTGAAATTGCTCAGGCGATGGAGGTGCCATTTGCGGGTTTCTGGCTGGAGGCTCCGCAAGAAGTGTTGGAAAAACGTGTGGCGGCGCGCGAAAATGATGCCTCTGATGCGGATGTTGAAATCGTTAAGATGCAAGCAGGGTATGAGCTTGGCGAAATGACATGGCAGAAACTTGATGCAACGCTCACGGGGGATGAACTTATTGAAAAAGCACAGAAGTATTTGACCAAAATCTAG
- a CDS encoding methyl-accepting chemotaxis protein: MFGSSLNTIRICLGGALLLTVVQVVILLSSGAMLSSVVALAALVFSAIALIYVAKVSRNIKGAVSFCRKVESGDFETRITNIDGKGEIAEMLWAMNGLVDRMDAFVREAMASMEAVSDNRFYRRILEQGMVGTFLHASQTINNATGAMEKVSNRMIKMGDELEETVGNGVTAIYGSAYQIMERTKNMGNRIDRSSTRSVDVAKAAQRTNETVQIVAEATSQLSASITEISSQVNQSASIARDAVTNAQAATNAMDGLNVAADKIGEVVQLITAIAEQTNLLALNATIEAARAGDAGKGFAVVAGEVKNLANQTARATEEIAQQIGGIQSATEEASDAISSTGRTISQIDEIATAIASAVEEQGASTENIASNMQEVAENSEMVRSRIVKVNQGSATSYSAAIRVMWAARDLNKPAQELDDEVKAFLKSLRTQ; the protein is encoded by the coding sequence ATGTTTGGGTCATCCCTTAATACGATCAGGATCTGCTTGGGTGGAGCACTGTTATTAACAGTGGTGCAGGTTGTGATATTGCTTTCTTCAGGCGCGATGCTCTCAAGTGTTGTTGCACTTGCGGCTTTGGTTTTTTCTGCTATTGCCTTGATATATGTGGCAAAAGTCTCAAGAAATATTAAGGGTGCAGTCTCTTTTTGTCGCAAAGTTGAAAGCGGTGATTTTGAAACCCGCATCACCAATATTGATGGCAAGGGTGAAATTGCCGAAATGTTATGGGCCATGAATGGTCTGGTTGACCGTATGGATGCATTTGTGCGCGAGGCCATGGCCTCTATGGAAGCGGTGAGTGATAACCGTTTTTATCGCCGGATTCTTGAACAAGGTATGGTCGGCACCTTCTTACATGCTTCGCAAACAATCAATAACGCCACGGGCGCTATGGAAAAAGTTTCAAACCGTATGATTAAAATGGGGGACGAGCTGGAAGAAACTGTTGGTAATGGGGTTACGGCAATTTATGGCAGTGCGTACCAGATTATGGAACGTACAAAAAATATGGGTAACCGTATTGATCGTTCTTCTACGCGTTCTGTTGATGTGGCAAAAGCAGCCCAACGCACTAATGAAACGGTACAGATTGTGGCTGAAGCCACCTCGCAACTTTCAGCCTCAATCACAGAAATCAGCTCTCAGGTCAACCAATCTGCCTCAATTGCGCGTGATGCGGTGACCAATGCACAAGCTGCCACCAATGCCATGGATGGATTGAACGTTGCGGCTGATAAAATTGGTGAAGTCGTTCAATTAATTACAGCCATTGCGGAACAAACCAACCTCTTGGCGCTCAATGCGACAATTGAGGCCGCACGTGCAGGTGATGCAGGAAAAGGCTTTGCGGTTGTGGCTGGTGAAGTGAAAAACCTAGCCAACCAGACAGCCCGTGCAACTGAAGAGATCGCGCAACAAATTGGCGGCATCCAAAGTGCGACAGAAGAAGCCAGTGATGCGATTTCCAGTACGGGCAGAACGATTTCTCAGATTGATGAAATTGCAACAGCCATTGCCTCAGCTGTGGAAGAACAAGGTGCCAGCACGGAAAATATCGCCTCAAACATGCAAGAGGTCGCTGAAAACTCAGAGATGGTTAGAAGCCGGATCGTTAAGGTAAACCAAGGTTCTGCAACATCTTATAGTGCGGCCATTCGTGTGATGTGGGCGGCGCGTGACTTGAATAAGCCTGCACAAGAACTAGATGATGAAGTCAAAGCATTCCTCAAGAGTTTGCGAACACAATAA
- a CDS encoding response regulator transcription factor, with the protein MAKILCIEDEKDLRHDICEELRDNGYEVIDACDGAQGLDLIRTELPDLVLCDIRMPIMDGFELLDKVRNSYGQWANVPFLFLTAYGERDEMLKGLEKGADDYLTKPVDYDMLIVRVSTMLRQVNRVTQQAKTINAICKKSLTAPMLCNATFCLLMKKSECWNAPSKSA; encoded by the coding sequence ATGGCGAAAATTCTCTGTATTGAAGACGAAAAAGATTTACGTCATGATATTTGTGAAGAGTTACGTGATAACGGCTATGAGGTCATTGATGCTTGTGATGGCGCACAAGGGCTCGACCTGATCCGCACAGAACTGCCGGACCTTGTTTTATGCGATATCCGCATGCCTATTATGGACGGGTTTGAGTTGTTAGATAAGGTGCGCAATAGTTACGGCCAATGGGCAAATGTGCCTTTTCTATTTTTAACCGCTTACGGCGAACGCGATGAGATGTTGAAAGGCCTTGAAAAAGGGGCTGATGACTATCTGACCAAGCCTGTTGATTATGATATGTTGATCGTGCGTGTCTCAACCATGTTGCGTCAGGTTAACCGGGTGACGCAACAAGCGAAAACGATCAACGCGATATGCAAAAAGAGCTTAACCGCGCCCATGCTATGCAACGCGACCTTCTGCCTTCTGATGAAAAAGTCAGAATGCTGGAACGCGCCTTCCAAATCCGCCTGA
- a CDS encoding PP2C family protein-serine/threonine phosphatase: MQKELNRAHAMQRDLLPSDEKVRMLERAFQIRLTSHYEPSTELGGDIWGVHLISHSKVMFYLVDFSGHGIAAAMNTFRLHSKIDSEPIGEATPREYLEHLNQWLCTQLQTGQYATVALGVMDFEKSRFDYSAAGSTAPIRIDHKHKKIEVGSGKGIPLGMSPKAKYEDRSMEFNVGDGLFMYSDALIEHGRKEGLALGRDGVENLVLKALSEQDEIEMGELMEPFISKAPRPLSDDLTAFCCVWQG, translated from the coding sequence ATGCAAAAAGAGCTTAACCGCGCCCATGCTATGCAACGCGACCTTCTGCCTTCTGATGAAAAAGTCAGAATGCTGGAACGCGCCTTCCAAATCCGCCTGACCAGCCATTATGAACCTTCAACAGAGCTGGGTGGCGATATCTGGGGGGTGCATCTGATATCGCATTCCAAAGTGATGTTCTATCTGGTGGATTTTTCCGGTCATGGTATTGCAGCGGCGATGAATACATTCAGGCTGCATAGTAAAATTGACAGTGAACCCATTGGTGAGGCAACACCGCGGGAGTATCTGGAACATTTAAACCAGTGGCTCTGTACCCAATTGCAAACCGGGCAATATGCGACTGTGGCCCTTGGTGTGATGGACTTTGAAAAAAGCCGCTTTGATTATTCTGCGGCGGGTTCAACCGCGCCTATTCGCATTGATCACAAACATAAAAAGATTGAAGTTGGTTCCGGCAAGGGCATTCCATTAGGGATGAGCCCCAAGGCGAAATATGAAGACCGCTCCATGGAATTTAATGTGGGCGATGGCTTGTTTATGTATAGCGATGCCTTGATCGAACATGGGCGCAAAGAAGGTCTGGCCCTTGGGCGCGATGGTGTTGAAAATCTTGTTTTAAAAGCACTAAGTGAACAAGACGAAATCGAAATGGGCGAGCTTATGGAGCCCTTTATCTCAAAAGCCCCACGCCCACTTTCTGATGACCTCACCGCTTTTTGTTGTGTCTGGCAGGGCTAA
- a CDS encoding response regulator transcription factor, which translates to MSKAKVLIVDDAPTIRTLMSTLMDALGCDVVGQAQNGVEAEEMYLKHRPDLTLLDIEMPEKNGFETLRSLKKMDPTANIVMLTGHDDTAVAESCMSNGARDFLQKGLSPHLFKQRLNKTLEAC; encoded by the coding sequence ATGTCGAAAGCAAAAGTACTCATTGTGGATGATGCCCCCACCATCCGCACGCTTATGTCCACCTTAATGGATGCACTGGGCTGTGATGTGGTTGGCCAAGCTCAAAACGGTGTTGAAGCAGAAGAAATGTACCTTAAACACCGTCCTGACCTCACCCTCTTAGATATTGAGATGCCGGAAAAAAATGGCTTTGAAACCCTGCGCAGCCTAAAGAAGATGGACCCAACAGCCAATATTGTCATGCTGACAGGCCATGATGATACAGCTGTGGCTGAAAGTTGTATGAGCAACGGTGCGCGTGATTTTCTTCAAAAAGGTCTATCCCCGCACCTGTTTAAACAACGCTTAAATAAAACCCTTGAAGCTTGCTAA
- the hemA gene encoding 5-aminolevulinate synthase, which produces MNYEKFFAEQISDLQDEGNYRVFADLERKAGNFPQASNYRDSGVEEVTVWCSNDYLGMGQNEEVMAAMHEALDKCGAGAGGTRNISGTNHYHVLLEEELANLHKTEAALIFTSGYVANFTALSTLGSKMPGMLVISDELNHNSMIEGIRLGRSDKTVFKHNDLEDLERILKEQPLDRPKMIAFESVYSMDGDIAPIKEICDLADKYNAMTYIDEVHAVGLYGEHGAGVAEREGLMDRLTVIQGTMAKGFGVVGGYIAGTKAMCDFIRSFGQGFIFSTSIPPAVAAGCRASIQYVAKHNEIRVKHQANAKMLREKLDAAGIPHIENPSHIVPVMVGDPVLCKQASDMLMEQFNHYVQPINYPTVPKGTERLRFTPSPFHTEEMMDELVSCLSKVWETLSLQKAAAQ; this is translated from the coding sequence ATGAATTACGAAAAGTTTTTTGCCGAACAAATCAGCGACCTTCAAGATGAGGGGAACTATCGGGTTTTTGCCGATCTGGAACGCAAAGCGGGTAACTTCCCACAGGCGAGTAATTATCGCGATAGCGGCGTGGAAGAAGTCACCGTCTGGTGCTCTAATGACTACCTCGGTATGGGCCAGAATGAAGAAGTTATGGCAGCCATGCATGAAGCATTGGATAAATGTGGCGCAGGTGCGGGCGGGACACGTAATATTTCCGGCACAAACCACTATCATGTTCTTTTAGAAGAAGAGCTGGCAAATTTGCATAAAACCGAAGCGGCGTTGATTTTCACATCCGGTTATGTGGCAAACTTTACAGCCCTTTCTACATTGGGTTCAAAAATGCCCGGTATGTTGGTTATCTCTGATGAATTAAATCATAACTCCATGATTGAAGGTATTCGTCTGGGCCGTAGTGACAAGACAGTCTTTAAACATAACGATCTGGAAGATTTAGAGCGCATTTTAAAAGAACAGCCGCTTGATCGCCCTAAAATGATCGCTTTTGAATCTGTTTATTCCATGGACGGCGATATCGCGCCTATTAAAGAAATTTGTGATTTGGCAGATAAATATAATGCCATGACTTACATTGATGAAGTTCATGCCGTGGGCCTCTATGGTGAGCATGGCGCTGGTGTGGCTGAGCGCGAAGGGCTGATGGACCGTTTAACGGTTATTCAAGGCACCATGGCCAAAGGTTTTGGTGTTGTGGGTGGATATATCGCAGGGACCAAAGCGATGTGTGATTTTATTCGCTCATTTGGTCAGGGCTTTATCTTTTCAACTTCCATTCCACCTGCTGTGGCAGCAGGTTGTCGCGCCTCTATCCAATATGTGGCAAAGCATAATGAGATCCGGGTGAAACATCAGGCAAATGCCAAAATGTTGCGTGAGAAACTTGATGCTGCTGGGATCCCACATATTGAAAACCCCAGCCATATCGTACCGGTCATGGTGGGGGACCCTGTTTTATGTAAGCAGGCAAGCGATATGTTGATGGAACAATTTAACCATTATGTACAGCCCATTAACTATCCGACAGTGCCAAAAGGTACAGAGCGTTTGCGCTTTACGCCATCGCCTTTCCACACTGAAGAGATGATGGATGAACTTGTTTCTTGCCTGTCTAAAGTCTGGGAAACTTTGTCTTTGCAAAAGGCTGCTGCACAATAG